Within Porites lutea chromosome 2, jaPorLute2.1, whole genome shotgun sequence, the genomic segment AAGCGAATTTTGGCCGGAACTCCTACGCTCCTATGAGTCTATTCATCCTTTGTAACAATGAAATGACCACACCACGAGCGGCTTATAAAAAATGCCTTGAACTATTTGCCAATGAAGGCGACTGAAAAAAACATGTAATAGGTAGGTACAATGGAACAACTGTCTGCGGAATTTGGGGAATTATAATTTGCTAAGAGACAAATCAAAGAAACGATATGTGAATAGAAACTTCTGTCAAATTTCAAAGTGGAGCTGGGCTGTGATAAAAGGCACTATCGTTGTAGGTGGGTCGATCTTTTTCGAGGCTAGTGACCAACTGCGGAGGGTAAATTTTCTCTGGGGAATATATCGGCCCCAGTAGACTTTATATGCATCGCCAATTTCACTTTATGAGCAGTTAAACGTTTTCCGCGTCTATTCATAGTAGCGATACCAAACGAAGTATTTATAACGGTCATCCAGTTAAGCAACTTCATAACAAGACCGCGCCGGCTTCAGACAAATACAAACCCGCAAACTTCTCGAGATCGTTCAAGCATCAAGCATCTACCTGTAACTCTTTTGCAAGGCGGATCGTGAAAATGAAGCATTGGTCAACAGCTTTAGTCATTGTGATCGTTATTGGGGCTTCTATACTGAAAGGAATCAACGCGCGTAAGCAAAAAGAAGAGGAACGCGGAATTCAGAAAAATGATGTTCTACAGAGGCAAGAAAGATCGAGAAGGGGCCTTGATGAACATAGCGAAACGCTGTCAAACTTAGAAAGAGCTTCCACGGTACCGTTCAAATTGTTTTCTGTAAGTTTAAACGATTCAACCGAAGATCTTGTCGACTTCAACGAAGAAATACTCTGGAAAAATGGTTCTCACTTTTCAACAAGAATCCCGCTTCCAGATATTGATCTTCAGAGCGAAATCAACGAATCCCAATTAGAGCACGTGGTAGAAAGAGTCACAGTATATGATTCTAAAAACTCCTACCCTAAACAGAGCTCAAGCTTAAACTCAGTCTCATCTTCTAAACACCACCAGTTCTGGAAGCGTCGCACTAAACGGCTTATTTTCAAGCCGGATAATCGTATAAGGGTGAACGCTTCAACGCAAGCGCAGAAGTTTCCATTTTCGTCTTCGGTTAAGATCTCATCAGGGTGTTCAGGCTCGCTCATATCTTCCACACACGTGTTGACTTCAGCACATTGCCTTCACGACGGAAGGCAGTTGCTCACGCCTATCTCCAATTTGAAAGTTGGTTTTCTGCGACGTAATGGCCACCTGCGATGGATTGGGGTCAGAAACGTCAAGTTCCCTGAAAGGTGGCATCTACAACCCAACTCACCAAGCTTCGATTATGCAGTAATTACATTGCGGAGAGCTCACAGACGACCCTTTTTCAAGCTGGG encodes:
- the LOC140928414 gene encoding serine protease 23-like; the encoded protein is MKHWSTALVIVIVIGASILKGINARKQKEEERGIQKNDVLQRQERSRRGLDEHSETLSNLERASTVPFKLFSVSLNDSTEDLVDFNEEILWKNGSHFSTRIPLPDIDLQSEINESQLEHVVERVTVYDSKNSYPKQSSSLNSVSSSKHHQFWKRRTKRLIFKPDNRIRVNASTQAQKFPFSSSVKISSGCSGSLISSTHVLTSAHCLHDGRQLLTPISNLKVGFLRRNGHLRWIGVRNVKFPERWHLQPNSPSFDYAVITLRRAHRRPFFKLGVIETSKQLKPSIHFASFPGDKKPNSLWYSHCKSQLVSSLLICRCDATTGSSGAGTYVTTTLKGRHRLLVGILSGYSRVTLPDGRKKLFNLITRLTHFKARQICRWIGSRTNCTGTSRNVARLRSP